Proteins encoded together in one Terriglobus saanensis SP1PR4 window:
- a CDS encoding YqjF family protein: MSSPFLTAEWRRLIMANYVLAPELLADYLPAGTELDLFHGQCFVSLIGFYFQNVRLKGFRIPFHANFEEVNLRFYVRRILPTGEARRGVVFIRELVPLHAISIVANTLYGERYAVAPMKLLWSENDGALQTGYRWKSHGHWHSMEATSERGLVSIEPGSVQEFITEHYWGYAKKRGGRTMEYAVQHPRWQQYVLRSFSTDADFGALYGERFAPLTGREPDNVILAEGSAIAILHGQTLG, encoded by the coding sequence ATGAGCAGCCCCTTCCTCACCGCCGAGTGGCGCAGGCTGATCATGGCGAACTATGTCCTCGCGCCGGAGCTATTGGCGGACTACCTTCCAGCCGGGACGGAGCTGGATCTCTTCCACGGGCAGTGCTTCGTCAGCCTGATCGGGTTTTACTTTCAGAACGTGCGTTTGAAGGGCTTTCGCATTCCCTTCCATGCAAACTTTGAAGAGGTCAATCTGCGTTTTTATGTGCGCAGAATCCTTCCGACTGGCGAAGCGCGGCGGGGTGTGGTCTTCATCCGCGAGTTGGTTCCGCTCCACGCCATCAGCATCGTCGCCAATACCCTCTATGGCGAGCGGTACGCCGTGGCTCCGATGAAGCTCCTCTGGAGCGAGAACGATGGAGCGCTGCAGACCGGATATCGCTGGAAGAGCCACGGGCACTGGCACAGCATGGAAGCCACATCCGAGAGGGGCCTCGTCTCAATCGAACCGGGCTCTGTGCAGGAGTTCATCACGGAGCACTACTGGGGCTACGCAAAGAAGCGCGGCGGGCGCACGATGGAGTACGCCGTGCAGCATCCGCGCTGGCAGCAGTATGTTCTGCGGTCTTTTTCGACGGATGCGGATTTTGGAGCGCTCTACGGAGAGCGGTTCGCTCCGCTAACCGGTCGTGAACCGGACAACGTGATTCTGGCCGAAGGATCGGCGATTGCGATCCTCCATGGCCAGACGCTGGGCTAG
- a CDS encoding amino acid permease: MLPEGRTLPRQIFATKSIDKLISDSENPEKALRKTLGPVSLTALGIGAVIGSGIFTVIGTAIGGNPSRIADWKGSPILDLILHHGAVAGRPGAGPALALSLVLVAIVCGLTGLCYAELASMIPIAGSAYTYTYATLGELIAWIIGWDLILEYAFSNMSVSVGFAAHIVDLLDWLGIRLDPKWLSPAFLPLGLQDLAGKDIFGSGWHFGFDIPAFVVVLLLTVVLVRGIRESARTNNIMVLVKIAAILLFIGFGTSFIHGSNYHPFSPNGFSGVLAGGSIIFFTYIGFDSVSTASEECKNPRRDVPIGIIATLIVCTILYVGVAAVLTGMVPWQSIAGDGAPVVNALKRVSLLPGAHRLHWVRLFVLLGALVGMVSSILVFQLGQARVWYAMSRDRLLPDVFSSVHPKFRTPAFATWVAGFLVAIPSGLFDVGTFAEMSNIGTLFAFVLVSIGVLVLRRKDAGRHRGFRVPFGPVIPVLSTFFCVLLMAGLPAITWVRFFVWLIIGLCVYYFYSRKRSEFYQAK; encoded by the coding sequence ATTCTGCCGGAGGGCCGGACGCTGCCTAGACAGATCTTTGCCACGAAGTCGATCGACAAACTGATCTCGGATTCCGAGAATCCTGAGAAGGCGTTGCGGAAGACGCTCGGCCCGGTTTCGCTGACCGCGCTGGGCATCGGTGCGGTCATCGGCTCTGGCATCTTCACCGTCATCGGCACGGCCATCGGCGGGAACCCGTCGCGCATTGCGGACTGGAAGGGCTCTCCGATCCTCGATCTGATCCTGCACCACGGCGCTGTGGCAGGGCGACCGGGGGCGGGCCCTGCGCTGGCCTTGTCGCTGGTGCTGGTGGCCATCGTCTGCGGTCTGACGGGGCTCTGTTATGCGGAACTCGCCAGCATGATCCCCATCGCGGGCTCGGCCTACACCTACACCTATGCCACGCTGGGCGAGCTGATCGCCTGGATTATCGGCTGGGACCTGATCCTGGAGTACGCCTTTTCCAATATGAGCGTCTCCGTGGGATTCGCGGCACACATTGTGGACCTGCTCGACTGGCTCGGTATACGGCTCGATCCGAAGTGGCTTTCGCCCGCATTCCTTCCCCTCGGCCTGCAGGATCTGGCTGGAAAAGACATCTTCGGCTCCGGCTGGCACTTTGGCTTCGATATTCCCGCGTTCGTCGTCGTGCTTCTGCTTACGGTGGTGCTGGTGCGCGGTATCCGCGAATCCGCGCGGACGAACAATATCATGGTACTGGTGAAGATCGCGGCCATCCTGCTCTTCATCGGCTTCGGCACAAGCTTCATTCACGGATCGAACTACCACCCATTTTCGCCGAACGGCTTCTCCGGTGTGCTGGCGGGCGGTTCGATCATCTTCTTCACCTACATCGGCTTCGACTCGGTCTCCACGGCGAGTGAGGAGTGCAAGAATCCTCGCCGAGACGTGCCCATCGGCATCATCGCCACGCTGATCGTCTGCACCATCCTCTACGTGGGCGTAGCGGCCGTTCTGACGGGCATGGTGCCTTGGCAGAGCATCGCGGGCGATGGCGCACCGGTGGTGAACGCGTTGAAGCGCGTCAGCCTTCTGCCCGGAGCGCACCGCCTGCACTGGGTACGACTTTTCGTTCTGCTGGGCGCGCTGGTGGGCATGGTCTCGTCCATCCTGGTCTTCCAACTGGGCCAGGCGCGCGTCTGGTATGCCATGAGCCGTGACCGGCTGCTTCCGGATGTCTTCTCCAGCGTGCATCCGAAGTTCCGGACACCGGCGTTTGCTACCTGGGTTGCGGGGTTTCTGGTGGCGATTCCCTCGGGGCTCTTCGACGTGGGCACCTTTGCCGAGATGTCGAACATCGGAACGCTCTTCGCCTTCGTTCTGGTTTCGATTGGCGTGCTCGTGCTGAGACGGAAAGACGCTGGCAGGCATCGTGGTTTCCGTGTGCCTTTTGGCCCGGTGATTCCCGTACTGAGCACCTTCTTCTGCGTCCTCCTGATGGCCGGTCTGCCCGCGATTACGTGGGTGCGTTTCTTCGTCTGGCTGATCATCGGGCTTTGCGTTTATTACTTCTACAGCCGCAAACGGAGCGAGTTCTACCAGGCCAAATGA
- the fabD gene encoding ACP S-malonyltransferase, whose amino-acid sequence MPMTEISSTIATEETPRKIAFLFPGQGSQTVGMGHDLADRFPVAKDTFAEADEALGFSLSDLCFNGPEEQLKQTEHTQPAILTVSVAVARVLAEHGISAAMTAGHSLGEYSAYVAAGTISFADAVRTVRSRGQFMQQAVPAGQGTMAAILGLSVERISDMCAQASSETSAVVAPANLNSPDQTVISGATAAVERAAELCKESGAKRAVMLPVSAPFHCQLMAPAAHQLTTTLEAVSLVDPAFPVASNVDARLITRQGDVRDTLIRQVTGAVRWVECIELLKTSGATHFIEAGPGKVLCGLMRQIDRTQTCLNVEDSASLEKTLAALSA is encoded by the coding sequence ATGCCGATGACTGAAATTTCCAGCACGATCGCAACCGAAGAAACTCCCCGCAAAATCGCCTTCCTCTTCCCCGGACAGGGCTCCCAGACCGTTGGCATGGGCCACGATCTTGCCGACCGCTTTCCTGTCGCGAAAGACACCTTTGCCGAAGCCGATGAAGCCCTCGGCTTCTCCCTCTCCGACCTCTGCTTCAACGGCCCGGAAGAGCAGCTGAAACAGACAGAGCATACCCAGCCAGCGATCCTGACGGTTTCCGTCGCCGTGGCACGCGTTCTGGCAGAGCACGGCATCTCCGCCGCCATGACGGCGGGCCACTCGCTCGGCGAGTACTCAGCCTATGTGGCTGCGGGGACGATCTCTTTTGCGGATGCCGTACGGACGGTGCGCTCCCGTGGACAGTTCATGCAGCAGGCCGTCCCGGCGGGCCAGGGCACCATGGCGGCGATCCTGGGGCTGTCTGTGGAACGTATATCCGACATGTGCGCGCAGGCCTCCTCAGAGACCAGCGCGGTCGTAGCTCCCGCGAACCTGAACTCCCCCGATCAGACGGTGATCTCCGGCGCGACCGCTGCGGTGGAGCGTGCGGCGGAGCTTTGTAAAGAATCAGGAGCCAAACGGGCGGTCATGCTTCCTGTTTCGGCTCCCTTTCACTGCCAGCTGATGGCGCCTGCGGCGCATCAGCTGACCACGACGCTCGAAGCCGTCTCTCTTGTAGACCCGGCATTTCCCGTCGCCAGCAACGTAGATGCACGCCTGATCACGCGCCAGGGCGATGTGCGGGACACGCTGATCCGCCAGGTCACCGGCGCGGTCCGCTGGGTCGAGTGCATCGAGCTTCTGAAGACCTCCGGAGCGACGCACTTTATCGAAGCCGGTCCGGGCAAGGTGCTCTGCGGCCTGATGCGGCAGATCGACCGCACACAAACCTGCCTGAACGTGGAAGACAGCGCCAGCCTGGAGAAGACGCTGGCCGCGCTCTCCGCATGA
- a CDS encoding DUF4252 domain-containing protein, which translates to MSISLSPNMFGSLLRRSALGLAPLLLAGTLLAQPPGEMQHFGFDALVQQPATQSSFTFDRTMLQAADGFFNGADAETRRVVAGLNSITVHNYNFREQANYDPGAFASVAEGFHGAGWKHLVNANGHPGQATDLWIHFEGANIRNVIVLNRGGRNMNYIAVDCTLRPLDLLHLSGHFGIPKVDQSAVMVPAK; encoded by the coding sequence ATGTCGATATCCCTGTCTCCAAATATGTTTGGTTCTCTCCTGCGCCGATCCGCGCTTGGCCTGGCTCCTCTTCTTTTGGCTGGGACACTTCTTGCCCAGCCACCGGGAGAGATGCAGCACTTCGGCTTCGACGCCCTGGTGCAGCAACCCGCAACGCAGAGCTCCTTCACCTTCGACCGCACCATGCTGCAGGCGGCAGACGGCTTCTTCAACGGCGCTGATGCCGAGACGCGCCGCGTCGTGGCTGGCCTGAACAGCATCACGGTGCATAACTACAACTTCCGCGAGCAGGCCAACTACGATCCCGGCGCCTTCGCCTCCGTCGCCGAAGGCTTCCACGGTGCGGGCTGGAAGCATCTGGTAAACGCCAACGGGCATCCCGGACAGGCTACCGATCTCTGGATTCACTTTGAAGGCGCGAATATCCGCAACGTGATCGTTCTGAACCGTGGTGGACGCAACATGAACTATATTGCCGTGGACTGCACCCTGCGTCCTCTGGACCTGCTTCACCTCAGCGGCCACTTCGGCATCCCCAAGGTCGATCAGAGCGCCGTCATGGTGCCTGCGAAGTAG